A window from Cellulomonas sp. C5510 encodes these proteins:
- a CDS encoding alpha/beta fold hydrolase has translation MTVDSSALLLEGPWRHHFVPANGARFHVAVAGPDDRDVPLVVLLHGLPELWWAWRHQLPALAEDGYRVVAMDLRGTGGSDKPPIGYDVPTLTRDVAGVVRSLGCDRAVVVGHGVGGGDVAWAMPAYHPDLTRGVAAVSSPHPLLRRADPRSGLRARAARRMAAIQLPYLPERSMTRGDLVARLLREWGGPRWPEPAALALYRRAAQVPFAAHSALEQVRWLYRSGARADGRRHAQALRAAAPVPTLQVHGGSDGCYPVSRAMADGPVGRALGSQYRFEMLSGAGHYLPEEEPDRVTAVLRDWLRDLG, from the coding sequence ATGACCGTCGACTCCTCCGCCCTGCTGCTCGAGGGCCCGTGGCGGCACCACTTCGTCCCCGCGAACGGCGCACGGTTCCACGTCGCCGTCGCGGGCCCGGACGACCGTGACGTGCCCCTCGTCGTGCTGCTGCACGGCCTGCCCGAGCTGTGGTGGGCGTGGCGGCACCAGCTGCCGGCGCTCGCGGAGGACGGCTACCGCGTCGTCGCGATGGACCTGCGCGGGACCGGCGGCTCGGACAAGCCGCCGATCGGCTACGACGTCCCCACCCTGACGCGGGACGTCGCGGGCGTGGTGCGGTCGCTCGGCTGCGACCGGGCCGTCGTCGTCGGGCACGGTGTGGGCGGCGGCGACGTCGCCTGGGCGATGCCCGCGTACCACCCCGACCTCACCCGGGGTGTCGCGGCCGTGTCCTCCCCGCACCCGCTGCTGCGCCGGGCGGACCCGCGCTCCGGCCTGCGCGCCCGCGCCGCGCGCCGGATGGCGGCGATCCAGCTCCCGTACCTGCCGGAGCGCTCGATGACCCGGGGCGACCTGGTGGCGCGCCTGCTGCGCGAGTGGGGCGGGCCCCGCTGGCCGGAGCCCGCCGCGCTCGCGCTGTACCGGCGCGCCGCGCAGGTGCCGTTCGCGGCGCACTCCGCCCTGGAGCAGGTGCGGTGGCTCTACCGCTCCGGCGCACGCGCCGACGGCCGCCGCCACGCCCAGGCCCTGCGCGCCGCCGCCCCGGTGCCGACGCTCCAGGTGCACGGCGGGTCCGACGGGTGCTACCCCGTGTCCCGCGCCATGGCCGACGGTCCCGTCGGACGGGCGCTCGGCTCGCAGTACCGGTTCGAGATGCTGTCCGGCGCCGGGCACTACCTGCCCGAGGAGGAGCCCGACCGGGTCACCGCGGTGCTGCGGGACTGGCTCCGCGACCTGGGCTGA
- the nth gene encoding endonuclease III: MTSSAPSVDRPPLALVRRARRVNRALAVRWPDARCELDFRTPLELLVATVLSAQTTDVRVNQVTPALFARYPDAAAYAGADLAELEELIRPTGFFRAKARSLQGLGRAVVERFDGEVPPRMEDLVTLPGVGRKTANVVLGDAFGIPGITVDTHVGRLARRLGWTTEDDPVKVERDIAALIPRAEWTLLSHRLIFHGRRTCHARRPDCATCPLTRDCPSALVRVAVPPVPPPTVPPTPVPPAPRDR, translated from the coding sequence ATGACGTCGTCCGCGCCGTCCGTGGACCGGCCGCCGCTCGCCCTGGTCCGGCGCGCCCGCCGGGTGAACCGGGCGCTCGCCGTCCGCTGGCCGGACGCCCGCTGCGAGCTCGACTTCCGGACGCCGCTCGAGCTGCTCGTGGCGACGGTGCTGTCCGCGCAGACGACGGACGTGCGGGTCAACCAGGTCACCCCCGCCCTGTTCGCGCGCTACCCGGACGCCGCGGCGTACGCGGGCGCGGACCTGGCGGAGCTCGAGGAGCTGATCCGGCCGACGGGGTTCTTCCGGGCCAAGGCCCGTTCCCTGCAGGGGCTCGGGCGGGCCGTGGTCGAGCGGTTCGACGGCGAGGTGCCCCCGCGCATGGAGGACCTGGTGACGCTGCCCGGGGTCGGGCGCAAGACCGCGAACGTGGTGCTGGGTGACGCGTTCGGGATCCCCGGCATCACGGTCGACACGCACGTCGGCCGCCTGGCCCGGCGCCTGGGCTGGACCACCGAGGACGACCCGGTGAAGGTCGAGCGGGACATCGCGGCCCTGATCCCGCGGGCCGAGTGGACGCTGCTCAGCCACCGGCTGATCTTCCACGGCCGCCGTACCTGCCACGCGCGCCGCCCGGACTGCGCGACCTGCCCGCTGACGCGGGACTGCCCGTCGGCGCTCGTCCGCGTGGCGGTGCCGCCCGTCCCACCGCCGACTGTGCCGCCGACGCCCGTCCCGCCCGCGCCCCGCGACCGCTAG
- the nhaA gene encoding Na+/H+ antiporter NhaA: MPHPPATSPRSPRADRPRLFSALTPGGERNLLDTLRAERTGGLLLLAGALVALVWANSPWSAAYATVSGTVVGPSALHLDLSLAGWATDGLLAVFFFVVGVELKREIVDGELRRLRTAVVPVVAAVGGMAAPALLYVAVNAGAGGDTLRGWAVPTATDIAFAVAVLSVVGRSLPTSLRAFLLTLAVVDDLLGIVIIAVVYTDALHLVWLGASLLAVAAFAALVRVRRRGATGAVVTVALLVLAAAAWALMHASGVHATIAGVALGLTAPALARSGERESVAERLEHRWRPVSAGFAVPVFALFAAGVPLADGVLGAALGDPVAQGVALGLVVGKPLGILAATWLVARFTRAELAPELHWRDIGAVGLLAGIGFTVSLLIGELAFGAGSPHDEHLKVAILVASATAAVLGGGALAWRDRHHRQAQEDSPTR; encoded by the coding sequence TCCGCGCTGACGCCCGGCGGCGAGCGCAACCTGCTCGACACCCTGCGGGCGGAACGCACCGGCGGCCTGCTCCTGCTGGCCGGCGCACTCGTGGCGCTGGTCTGGGCGAACTCGCCGTGGTCCGCCGCGTACGCCACGGTCTCCGGGACCGTGGTCGGGCCGTCCGCGCTGCACCTCGACCTCTCGCTCGCCGGATGGGCCACCGACGGCCTGCTGGCGGTGTTCTTCTTCGTCGTCGGCGTGGAGCTCAAGCGCGAGATCGTGGACGGCGAGCTGCGCCGGCTGCGGACCGCCGTGGTCCCGGTCGTGGCCGCGGTGGGCGGGATGGCAGCGCCCGCTCTGCTCTACGTGGCCGTGAACGCCGGGGCCGGGGGCGACACGCTGCGGGGGTGGGCGGTGCCGACCGCCACGGACATCGCGTTCGCCGTCGCGGTGCTCTCCGTCGTCGGGCGCAGCCTGCCGACGTCGCTGCGGGCGTTCCTGCTCACGCTCGCGGTCGTGGACGACCTGCTCGGCATCGTCATCATCGCGGTGGTCTACACCGACGCCCTGCACCTGGTGTGGCTCGGCGCCTCGCTGCTCGCCGTCGCGGCCTTCGCCGCGCTGGTGCGGGTCCGCCGCCGCGGGGCGACCGGAGCGGTGGTCACGGTCGCGCTGCTCGTGCTCGCGGCCGCCGCGTGGGCGCTGATGCACGCCTCGGGGGTGCACGCGACGATCGCCGGGGTCGCCCTCGGTCTCACCGCGCCCGCCCTGGCCCGGAGCGGTGAGCGGGAGAGCGTCGCGGAGCGGCTCGAGCACCGGTGGCGACCGGTGTCCGCCGGCTTCGCCGTGCCGGTGTTCGCGCTGTTCGCTGCGGGCGTGCCGCTGGCGGACGGCGTGCTCGGCGCCGCGCTCGGCGACCCGGTGGCCCAGGGGGTCGCGCTCGGGCTGGTGGTCGGCAAGCCCCTGGGCATCCTCGCCGCGACCTGGCTCGTCGCGCGCTTCACCCGCGCCGAGCTCGCACCCGAGCTGCACTGGCGCGACATCGGCGCGGTGGGCCTCCTCGCCGGCATCGGGTTCACGGTGTCCCTGCTCATCGGCGAGCTCGCGTTCGGTGCCGGCAGCCCGCACGACGAGCACCTCAAGGTCGCCATCCTGGTCGCGTCCGCGACCGCGGCGGTGCTCGGCGGCGGCGCGCTCGCGTGGCGCGACCGGCACCACCGGCAGGCCCAGGAGGACTCCCCGACGCGGTAG